A single Arachnia propionica DNA region contains:
- a CDS encoding YajQ family cyclic di-GMP-binding protein: MAADSSFDVVSKVDRQEVDNALNQAAKEVSQRFDFKNTDSSIRWSGDAIEIESSGEERAKAVLDVFQSKLIKRGVSLKALDAGEPRISGKKWKITCTTKQGIKQEDAKKISKLVRDEGPKGVKVQIQGDELRVSSKSRDHLQEVQRLIKEADYDFAVQFVNYR, from the coding sequence ATGGCAGCGGACAGCTCTTTCGACGTCGTCAGCAAAGTTGATCGCCAAGAGGTGGACAACGCGCTGAACCAGGCCGCCAAGGAGGTGTCGCAACGCTTCGACTTCAAGAACACCGACTCCTCCATCCGCTGGTCCGGGGATGCCATCGAGATCGAGTCGAGCGGTGAGGAGCGCGCGAAGGCGGTGCTGGACGTGTTCCAGTCGAAGCTGATCAAACGCGGGGTTTCATTGAAGGCCCTCGACGCCGGCGAACCCCGCATCTCCGGGAAGAAGTGGAAGATCACCTGCACCACCAAACAGGGCATCAAGCAGGAGGACGCAAAGAAAATCTCCAAGCTGGTGCGTGACGAGGGCCCCAAGGGCGTGAAGGTGCAGATCCAGGGCGACGAACTGCGGGTTAGTTCGAAGTCACGCGACCACCTCCAGGAGGTCCAGCGCCTCATCAAGGAGGCCGACTACGACTTCGCCGTCCAGTTCGTGAACTACCGCTGA
- a CDS encoding class I SAM-dependent methyltransferase, which yields MGEDFDERAATWDDDLERMARVRRVAAVVRSVVPLDGHPVTVELGSGTGMLARCLHDVLGPTTLLDASPAMVEVASKALASEGLGDWSAAVADLSEGIPGGPYELALAQMFLHHVEDVPALLRALRRAMTPGGVVVIADLDHDAAKRYHATAVDFHGHHGFCRDELRGWLEQAGYHDICFHDAGVVGKEVDGERQDFPMFLAVAKV from the coding sequence ATGGGCGAAGATTTTGACGAACGGGCCGCCACCTGGGACGACGACCTGGAGCGGATGGCCAGGGTCCGCAGGGTCGCTGCCGTGGTGCGTTCGGTGGTGCCCCTCGACGGGCATCCGGTGACCGTCGAACTGGGCTCCGGGACGGGCATGCTGGCCCGCTGCCTGCACGACGTGCTCGGGCCCACCACCCTGCTGGACGCTTCCCCGGCGATGGTCGAGGTCGCGTCGAAGGCCTTGGCATCCGAGGGGCTGGGGGACTGGAGCGCCGCTGTGGCCGACCTGTCCGAGGGGATCCCGGGCGGACCCTACGAGCTGGCGCTGGCGCAGATGTTCCTCCACCACGTCGAAGACGTGCCGGCCCTGCTGAGGGCGCTGCGCCGGGCGATGACCCCGGGCGGTGTGGTGGTGATCGCCGACCTCGACCACGACGCGGCGAAGCGTTACCACGCCACGGCCGTCGATTTCCACGGTCATCACGGTTTCTGCCGCGACGAGCTGCGTGGCTGGCTGGAGCAGGCGGGATACCACGACATCTGCTTCCACGACGCCGGGGTGGTCGGCAAGGAGGTCGACGGCGAGCGCCAGGACTTTCCGATGTTCCTGGCGGTCGCGAAGGTCTGA
- a CDS encoding glycoside-pentoside-hexuronide (GPH):cation symporter — translation MNPALWRNRLSFGLGTLGRDMSAALVSMYLMFYLTEVLHISQSATAVVTVVLVAMRIFDALNDPFMGVIVDNTRSRFGKFKPWIALGAVLWGAATLGIFVDLGISGAAFLVWFTVVYLVWSVAYTINDISFWGMLPALSQDLKERERIGVIARICANLGLFSVVVAVVPATKALGGLLGSEQLGWLAFAALLVVLMLGFQSLTLLFTRQQVTVAASQTPFWELVRVIGRNDQLLWAAGAMLCFMGGYMTVTSLGIYYFKYVYRDEATYSVFAAILAVTQLAGLALFPLVRKFLRRFQIHTLATLLCLVGLVVFWFAGSSLTVVAVAGVLLFTGQAFIQLLMLMFIADCVEYGQWKLGRRNESVTLAVQPFIYKASNAIGSGFVGLALLVSGISGARVVEDVTAAGVAAFKSVMLLIPMVLIAASWLILRVGYRLDEKRYAEILAELEGGETSA, via the coding sequence ATGAATCCGGCTCTCTGGCGCAATCGGCTGAGTTTCGGGCTGGGCACGCTCGGCCGCGACATGTCGGCCGCGCTGGTCAGCATGTACCTGATGTTCTACCTCACCGAGGTGCTGCACATCTCGCAGTCGGCGACGGCGGTGGTGACGGTGGTTCTGGTGGCGATGCGGATCTTCGACGCCCTCAACGATCCCTTCATGGGTGTCATCGTCGACAACACCCGCTCCCGGTTCGGCAAGTTCAAACCGTGGATCGCGCTGGGTGCGGTGTTGTGGGGGGCAGCCACGCTGGGGATCTTCGTGGACCTCGGGATCTCGGGGGCGGCCTTCCTGGTGTGGTTCACCGTGGTCTACCTGGTGTGGTCGGTGGCCTACACCATCAACGACATCTCCTTCTGGGGCATGCTGCCCGCCCTCTCCCAGGACCTGAAGGAGCGGGAACGCATCGGGGTGATCGCCAGGATCTGCGCCAACCTCGGGTTGTTCTCGGTGGTGGTGGCGGTGGTGCCCGCGACGAAGGCACTCGGCGGACTGCTCGGCAGCGAGCAGCTGGGGTGGCTGGCCTTCGCGGCGCTGCTGGTGGTGCTGATGCTGGGTTTCCAGTCGTTGACGCTGCTGTTCACCAGGCAGCAGGTGACGGTGGCCGCCTCGCAGACCCCGTTCTGGGAGCTGGTGCGGGTGATCGGCCGCAACGACCAGCTGCTGTGGGCGGCGGGAGCGATGCTGTGTTTCATGGGCGGCTACATGACCGTCACGAGCCTCGGCATCTACTACTTCAAGTACGTCTACCGCGACGAGGCGACCTATTCGGTGTTCGCCGCCATCCTCGCGGTGACGCAGCTGGCCGGATTGGCGCTCTTCCCGCTGGTTCGGAAGTTCCTGCGTCGTTTCCAGATCCACACCCTGGCCACCCTCCTGTGCCTGGTGGGGCTGGTGGTGTTCTGGTTCGCGGGTTCGTCGCTGACTGTGGTGGCGGTCGCGGGGGTGCTGCTGTTCACCGGGCAGGCGTTCATCCAGCTGCTGATGCTGATGTTCATCGCCGACTGCGTCGAGTACGGGCAGTGGAAGCTGGGGCGCCGCAACGAGTCGGTGACGTTGGCGGTGCAGCCGTTCATCTACAAGGCCTCGAACGCCATCGGCAGCGGTTTCGTCGGCCTGGCGCTGCTGGTCTCCGGGATCAGCGGCGCCCGGGTGGTCGAGGACGTGACGGCCGCCGGCGTCGCCGCGTTCAAGTCCGTGATGCTGCTGATTCCCATGGTGCTGATCGCGGCAAGCTGGCTGATCCTGCGCGTCGGGTACCGGCTCGACGAGAAACGCTACGCCGAGATCCTCGCCGAACTGGAGGGCGGGGAAACCTCCGCCTGA
- a CDS encoding class I SAM-dependent methyltransferase: MAENFDSRAASWDDDPARLSRARQVAETIKANLPLTGRPITVELGAGTGLLSRCLADVLGPTTLLDSSPAMVEAASKALAAAGLKDWNAAVADLSEGIPGGPYELVLAQLFLHHVDDVPALLRALRRFVTPEGVVVIADLDHDADGLYHSTSVDFHGHHGFRRDELRGWLEEAGYRDISFHDAGVANKKVVGGQRLDFPLFLAIARH, from the coding sequence ATGGCTGAGAACTTCGACTCGCGGGCCGCGTCCTGGGACGACGACCCGGCGCGACTGTCCCGGGCCCGTCAGGTGGCGGAGACGATCAAGGCGAACCTGCCACTGACCGGGCGGCCGATCACCGTGGAGCTCGGTGCCGGGACGGGGTTGCTGTCGCGTTGCCTGGCCGACGTGCTCGGGCCCACCACCCTGCTGGACTCCTCGCCCGCGATGGTCGAGGCCGCGTCGAAGGCCCTGGCGGCAGCTGGATTGAAGGACTGGAATGCCGCTGTGGCCGACCTGTCCGAGGGGATCCCGGGTGGACCCTACGAGCTGGTGCTGGCGCAATTGTTCCTCCACCACGTCGACGACGTGCCGGCCCTGCTGAGGGCGCTGCGCCGCTTTGTGACTCCTGAGGGCGTGGTGGTGATCGCCGACCTCGACCACGACGCGGACGGCCTCTACCACTCGACGTCCGTCGATTTCCACGGCCACCACGGCTTCCGACGCGACGAACTGCGCGGCTGGCTGGAGGAGGCGGGATACCGCGACATCAGCTTCCACGACGCCGGGGTGGCCAACAAGAAGGTGGTCGGCGGCCAGCGCCTGGACTTCCCATTGTTCCTGGCGATCGCGAGACACTGA
- a CDS encoding DUF808 domain-containing protein, whose amino-acid sequence MAGGLAALLDDVAMIAKLTSATSTKAMAVVIDDAAVTPRYVTGLSPARELPIIWRIAKGSLRNKAIILVVALALSQFIPWILTPILMLGGTYLCFEGAEKVWEAVSGHHGEEEPAADRGEKDENTLVGGAITTDFILSAEIMVISLNSLAEEGFWRRAITLTLVGILITALVYGVVALIVKMDDVGLKLKEGKGAGRALGGLLVAAMPKLLAALSVIGIAAMLWVGGHILLDGAAKLGWGAPLGLVHGLAHATASVPVAGETLEWVVETACSAVLGLAVGAVIVAVVHLIPKRAAEPAR is encoded by the coding sequence ATGGCCGGAGGCCTGGCCGCGCTGCTGGACGACGTGGCGATGATCGCGAAACTGACCAGCGCAACCAGCACCAAGGCAATGGCGGTCGTGATCGACGACGCCGCCGTCACCCCCCGCTACGTCACAGGCCTGAGCCCGGCCCGGGAGCTGCCGATCATCTGGCGGATCGCAAAAGGATCGCTGCGGAACAAGGCGATCATCCTGGTGGTGGCGCTGGCCCTGAGCCAGTTCATTCCCTGGATCCTGACCCCGATCCTGATGCTCGGCGGCACCTATCTGTGTTTCGAGGGCGCCGAGAAGGTCTGGGAGGCCGTCTCCGGGCACCACGGCGAGGAAGAACCGGCCGCGGATCGCGGCGAGAAGGATGAGAACACCTTGGTCGGCGGCGCCATCACCACCGACTTCATCCTGTCCGCGGAGATCATGGTGATCTCCCTGAACTCCCTCGCCGAGGAGGGTTTCTGGCGCCGCGCGATCACGTTGACGCTGGTCGGGATCCTGATCACGGCGCTGGTCTACGGTGTGGTGGCGCTGATCGTGAAGATGGACGACGTGGGCCTGAAACTGAAGGAGGGCAAGGGGGCGGGCCGTGCGCTCGGTGGCCTCCTGGTGGCCGCCATGCCGAAGCTGCTGGCCGCACTGTCCGTGATCGGGATCGCCGCCATGCTGTGGGTGGGCGGGCACATCCTCCTCGACGGCGCCGCCAAGCTCGGCTGGGGTGCGCCCCTGGGGCTGGTCCACGGCCTGGCCCACGCCACCGCGTCGGTGCCGGTGGCCGGCGAGACCCTGGAATGGGTGGTGGAGACCGCCTGCTCCGCGGTGCTCGGCCTCGCGGTCGGAGCGGTGATCGTCGCGGTTGTCCACCTGATCCCGAAGCGGGCCGCCGAACCCGCCCGGTAG
- the mptB gene encoding polyprenol phosphomannose-dependent alpha 1,6 mannosyltransferase MptB — MPVVLAAASRGLKAFRDAFSARAVLVGCLGSVLLVLGSLTPAYLPRVSPLTRAMASYGLAGVEWTWIGTVITMAGLALMLEFWLRVRPARRESRGQPQLRHWAMLAIVAAPMLVAPPIFSHDAYSYAAQGWLLNNNLNPYLVGPGILPGQFADQVAWVWRDTPAPYGPLALRMNHWLIVLVGFDPYWSTVIMRLPALIGVGMIGWCVPRIAGRFGINPAAASWFVLANPIVIIDFVGGAHNDALMMGLAMMGIWITTKWRTWWWGAVAVGMGAAIKQPAVFVAVALPFITHPWTSWRLRPLAAAAARALASLAISVAVFALLSVVTGLGFGWVNAVDVPGKVTSASPFNLLGEAVEYLLNQVGIDQGGKMAVTVMRSLGLLVCAIGIVWLALRHLGRRPLNFTGWGLLLSAFTLPALHSWYLLWGGVLFPMTRPNTRRLRIAIIISAVLLAYEAMVFAVRNGTWLVALLLIWAVWESVKAHELTQRWDAKAPQESLAAS, encoded by the coding sequence ATGCCGGTGGTGCTGGCCGCGGCGTCACGAGGGTTGAAGGCGTTCAGGGACGCCTTCAGTGCGCGTGCGGTGCTGGTGGGTTGTCTGGGTTCGGTGCTGCTGGTGCTGGGATCGCTGACCCCCGCATACCTGCCGCGGGTCTCCCCCCTGACCCGGGCGATGGCGTCGTACGGACTGGCCGGCGTCGAGTGGACGTGGATCGGCACCGTCATCACCATGGCCGGGCTGGCCCTGATGCTCGAGTTCTGGCTGAGGGTGCGTCCCGCGCGGCGGGAGTCGCGGGGGCAGCCGCAGCTGCGCCACTGGGCGATGCTCGCGATCGTCGCCGCCCCCATGCTGGTCGCCCCGCCGATCTTCAGCCACGACGCCTACTCCTACGCGGCCCAGGGGTGGCTGCTGAACAACAACCTCAACCCCTACCTGGTGGGTCCCGGGATCCTGCCCGGACAGTTCGCCGACCAGGTTGCCTGGGTGTGGCGCGACACACCCGCCCCCTACGGACCCCTGGCGCTCAGGATGAACCACTGGCTGATAGTGCTGGTCGGGTTCGATCCCTACTGGTCGACGGTGATCATGCGGCTGCCCGCGCTGATCGGTGTGGGGATGATCGGCTGGTGCGTGCCGCGGATCGCGGGACGCTTCGGCATCAACCCGGCCGCTGCCAGCTGGTTCGTCCTGGCCAATCCCATCGTCATCATCGACTTCGTGGGTGGTGCACACAACGACGCCCTCATGATGGGGCTGGCGATGATGGGGATCTGGATCACCACCAAGTGGCGCACCTGGTGGTGGGGGGCGGTCGCGGTCGGGATGGGGGCGGCCATCAAACAACCCGCGGTCTTCGTCGCGGTGGCCCTGCCGTTCATCACCCACCCCTGGACGTCGTGGAGACTGCGTCCCCTGGCCGCCGCAGCGGCCCGGGCCCTGGCGTCGCTGGCGATCTCGGTGGCGGTGTTCGCGCTGCTGAGTGTCGTGACCGGGCTCGGATTCGGATGGGTGAACGCGGTCGACGTTCCCGGCAAGGTGACCAGCGCCTCACCGTTCAACCTGCTGGGGGAGGCCGTCGAGTACCTCCTGAACCAGGTGGGCATCGACCAGGGTGGCAAGATGGCCGTGACCGTGATGCGTTCCCTCGGGCTCCTGGTGTGCGCCATCGGGATCGTGTGGCTGGCCCTTAGGCACCTCGGACGCCGCCCCCTCAACTTCACCGGGTGGGGACTGCTGCTGTCGGCGTTCACCCTCCCGGCCCTCCACTCATGGTACCTGCTGTGGGGCGGGGTGTTGTTCCCAATGACCCGTCCCAACACCCGCCGGCTCCGGATCGCCATCATCATTTCCGCGGTCCTGCTGGCCTACGAGGCCATGGTCTTCGCGGTCCGCAACGGCACCTGGCTGGTCGCGTTGCTGCTGATCTGGGCGGTCTGGGAGTCCGTGAAGGCCCACGAACTCACCCAGAGATGGGACGCCAAGGCCCCTCAGGAGAGCCTGGCCGCGTCGTAG
- a CDS encoding GNAT family N-acetyltransferase: protein MDVTGDLVLRPPEPSDAEPLHLLFRDPEVMRWIGDGRVRDLAYYEDFVHHQRELFHTKGYCFHTLCVEGRVAGFAGLHDWNAEWGPTGSVELGYRLGKRYWGRGIAFDAACRVLSGVPHLPLTAMIAVGNTRSERLALRLGFVAAESYRIPGGGEARCHRRGAGTGS from the coding sequence ATGGATGTCACCGGCGACTTGGTGCTGAGACCACCCGAACCCTCCGACGCCGAACCCCTGCACCTGCTTTTCCGGGACCCCGAGGTGATGCGTTGGATCGGGGATGGGCGGGTGCGGGATCTCGCGTACTACGAGGATTTCGTGCACCACCAACGCGAGTTGTTCCACACCAAGGGCTACTGCTTCCACACGTTGTGCGTCGAGGGCCGGGTAGCCGGCTTCGCGGGCCTTCACGACTGGAACGCGGAGTGGGGGCCGACGGGATCCGTCGAGCTCGGATACCGGCTCGGAAAGCGTTACTGGGGCCGGGGCATCGCATTCGACGCGGCGTGCAGGGTACTCTCGGGTGTCCCACATCTGCCGCTCACCGCGATGATCGCGGTCGGGAACACCCGATCCGAACGCTTGGCGCTGCGACTCGGATTCGTGGCCGCCGAATCCTATCGGATCCCGGGTGGCGGCGAGGCCCGCTGCCATCGTCGCGGGGCGGGTACCGGGTCGTGA
- a CDS encoding MerR family transcriptional regulator: MTETRLIRIGEFSTLTRLSVRMLRYYDANGVLSPAATDDFTGHRFYASSQVRDATLIRQLRDVGFSVSAIAALLPQRDDPEALGRALAVQRDQLVADAEAARRRIAEIDRLISHTTRRATMADITITTHPAQLVAALRTKIDAYTDEHKVWAKLMEAFEAQDLTYTGEPCGTTFHDPEYRESDIDIEIWEPVSPGATASEPLVVRELPEQRVAVAAFRGGYDQFGPVNEELAEYITRSGLKITGPMYNRYIVGPGKTDDPAQYLTEICIPVA, from the coding sequence ATGACCGAGACGAGACTGATCCGCATCGGGGAGTTCTCCACCCTCACCCGGCTGTCGGTGCGGATGCTGCGCTACTACGACGCCAACGGTGTCCTGAGCCCGGCCGCCACCGACGATTTCACCGGCCACCGGTTCTACGCATCCTCGCAGGTGCGCGACGCGACGCTGATCCGTCAGCTGCGCGACGTCGGGTTCTCCGTCTCCGCCATAGCCGCCCTGCTCCCGCAACGCGACGACCCGGAGGCGTTGGGTCGCGCGCTCGCCGTGCAGCGCGATCAACTCGTCGCCGATGCCGAGGCGGCCCGCCGCCGCATCGCCGAGATCGACCGACTCATCTCCCACACCACGAGGAGGGCCACCATGGCCGACATCACCATCACCACCCATCCTGCGCAGCTCGTCGCCGCCCTGCGCACGAAGATCGACGCCTACACCGACGAACACAAGGTGTGGGCGAAGCTCATGGAGGCGTTCGAGGCGCAGGACCTCACGTACACCGGTGAGCCCTGCGGGACCACCTTCCACGACCCCGAGTACCGCGAATCCGACATCGACATCGAGATCTGGGAGCCCGTTTCCCCCGGCGCCACCGCGTCCGAACCTCTCGTGGTCCGGGAGCTGCCGGAACAGCGGGTCGCGGTGGCGGCCTTCCGTGGCGGCTACGACCAGTTCGGCCCCGTCAACGAGGAACTCGCCGAGTACATCACCCGCTCCGGGCTGAAGATCACCGGTCCCATGTACAACCGCTACATCGTCGGCCCGGGCAAGACCGATGATCCGGCGCAGTACCTCACCGAGATCTGCATCCCGGTCGCCTGA
- a CDS encoding exodeoxyribonuclease III, which translates to MRLISHNVNGIRAALRRGLHELWRREEADILCLQEVRCRLRDLPAGAFTGHHVAWSIGELAGRNGVAVLTSDAPERIATLDGTAVIVAPDGTPTESEVERVGNRDLAAFAGEGRYVEVDLAGLPIRVASLYLPKGAVPEHHARKPEEADTPKYERKMKFLSGLARHLTQARRSAAQAGREYVIVGDFNIANTRYDLKNWRSNQRTDGFLPEERDWFTAQLGPRRLVDVVRSMHPDQDGPYSWWSWRGQAFANDAGWRIDYHLATPKLARAAVRAESLREADYDSRVSDHCPVAVDYDAARLS; encoded by the coding sequence CTGCGTCTGATCTCCCACAACGTCAACGGCATCCGCGCCGCCCTGCGCCGGGGCCTGCACGAGTTGTGGCGACGCGAGGAGGCCGACATCCTGTGTCTGCAGGAGGTGCGCTGCCGCCTCAGGGACCTGCCCGCCGGCGCCTTCACCGGGCATCACGTCGCCTGGTCCATCGGCGAGCTGGCGGGTCGCAACGGCGTGGCGGTCCTGACCAGTGACGCGCCGGAGCGGATCGCCACCCTCGACGGCACCGCGGTGATCGTCGCGCCTGACGGCACACCCACCGAGTCGGAGGTGGAACGGGTGGGCAACCGCGACCTGGCGGCCTTCGCCGGTGAGGGCCGCTACGTGGAGGTGGACCTGGCCGGGCTGCCCATCCGCGTCGCCTCCCTCTACCTGCCCAAGGGCGCCGTCCCGGAACACCACGCCCGGAAACCCGAGGAGGCCGACACCCCGAAGTACGAACGGAAGATGAAGTTCCTCTCGGGTCTGGCACGTCACCTGACCCAGGCCCGCAGGTCAGCGGCGCAGGCCGGGCGCGAGTACGTGATAGTCGGGGATTTCAACATCGCCAACACCCGGTATGACCTCAAGAACTGGCGTTCCAACCAGCGCACCGACGGTTTCCTGCCCGAGGAACGCGACTGGTTCACCGCCCAGCTCGGTCCCCGCAGGCTGGTCGACGTGGTGCGTTCCATGCACCCGGACCAGGACGGCCCCTACTCGTGGTGGTCGTGGCGGGGCCAGGCGTTCGCGAACGACGCGGGCTGGCGCATCGACTACCACCTGGCGACGCCGAAGCTGGCGCGGGCGGCGGTCAGGGCCGAATCGCTGCGCGAGGCCGACTACGATTCCCGGGTCAGCGACCACTGCCCGGTCGCCGTGGACTACGACGCGGCCAGGCTCTCCTGA
- a CDS encoding ATP-binding protein, producing MTGAYLPRVMDGAMRRALGISGAVMLEGVRACGKTRTALEAAGSSVLMDDPAARALNDLAPGQLLIGARPRLLDEWQIIPEVWDQVRRAVDRESAPGQFILTVSATPADDHTRHTGAGRFMRQRMRTLSWWEHDPGFGAVSLSGLFEGERPAGEPDALTFEEVLGRLLRPGFPAWREAPPEDATLLLRGYLDEVIRTDLSRLGGIRNSPAVVEALLTAIAASSASAVSFQTLARDLAPIAPDLSAATVSRYVDLLARIFVVERQQPWAPKLRSRARLRTSPKLHLADPALAAVALQAPLSSLRQDPATAGALFESAVHHDLAVLAVAFGGRIQHYRDSNGYEIDAVVVHPDGRWGAVEVKLSGARIANGHRALTSALEQIDGEPSFRLIITGTGPVLTLDDGTVTCGLHRLCP from the coding sequence ATGACCGGGGCGTATCTTCCACGCGTGATGGACGGCGCGATGAGGCGCGCGCTCGGGATCTCCGGAGCGGTGATGCTGGAGGGCGTGCGCGCCTGCGGGAAGACCCGAACCGCCCTGGAAGCGGCGGGATCGTCGGTGCTCATGGACGATCCCGCCGCGCGGGCGCTCAACGATCTCGCTCCGGGGCAGCTTCTCATCGGTGCCCGTCCCCGCCTGCTGGACGAATGGCAGATCATTCCTGAGGTCTGGGACCAGGTGCGGCGCGCCGTCGACCGGGAATCCGCCCCCGGGCAGTTCATCCTCACCGTATCGGCGACCCCGGCGGACGATCACACCCGGCACACGGGAGCCGGACGTTTCATGCGTCAGCGGATGCGAACCCTCTCCTGGTGGGAACACGACCCCGGGTTCGGTGCGGTCTCCCTGTCGGGGCTCTTCGAAGGTGAGCGGCCGGCTGGGGAACCGGATGCGCTGACCTTCGAGGAGGTTCTAGGCCGGCTTCTGCGCCCCGGTTTCCCGGCTTGGCGTGAGGCCCCGCCCGAGGACGCGACCCTGCTCCTGCGTGGGTATTTGGACGAGGTCATCCGCACCGATCTGTCGAGGCTCGGGGGGATCCGGAACTCACCCGCGGTGGTCGAGGCGCTGCTCACCGCCATCGCCGCGAGCAGCGCCTCCGCCGTCTCCTTCCAGACCCTGGCCCGGGATCTCGCGCCGATCGCACCGGACCTGTCGGCCGCGACCGTCAGCCGCTACGTGGACCTGCTGGCCCGGATTTTCGTCGTCGAGCGGCAACAACCCTGGGCGCCGAAGCTGCGCTCGCGGGCCAGGCTCCGGACCTCCCCGAAACTGCACCTGGCCGATCCCGCGCTGGCCGCGGTCGCCCTCCAGGCGCCACTGTCCTCGTTGCGACAGGACCCGGCGACCGCGGGCGCCCTGTTCGAGAGCGCGGTTCACCACGACCTGGCGGTGCTGGCGGTTGCTTTCGGGGGAAGGATCCAGCACTACCGGGATTCCAACGGGTATGAGATCGACGCCGTGGTGGTGCATCCCGACGGTCGCTGGGGTGCGGTCGAGGTCAAGCTGTCCGGGGCCCGGATCGCGAACGGGCACAGGGCCCTGACCTCCGCGCTGGAGCAGATCGACGGGGAACCGTCGTTCCGCCTGATCATCACCGGAACGGGCCCGGTCCTGACCCTGGACGATGGCACGGTCACGTGCGGGCTCCACCGGCTGTGCCCGTAG
- the deoD gene encoding purine-nucleoside phosphorylase, whose translation MSSTPHFSREIGEIAPLVLMPGDPRRAEHIARNRLDGAQLVSDVRGIGTWTGTLDGVPVTVTASGMGVPSMSIYATELFSRHGVRRICRVGTCGAFSPRVHVRDVVIASAAHTDSSVATVAVPGVTLSLAPTFDMLAAAVAQARRGSDRAVHVGSVFTSDYFYHPRTDITPELSKLGTLAVEMEAAGLYAAAARNNAEALAVLTVSDHILDHSADLTATERETMFEDALEIAVAALLARE comes from the coding sequence ATGTCTTCAACCCCACACTTCTCCCGTGAAATCGGTGAGATCGCCCCTCTGGTACTCATGCCCGGTGATCCGCGTCGCGCCGAACACATCGCCCGGAACCGGCTCGACGGCGCCCAGCTGGTCTCCGACGTCCGGGGCATCGGAACCTGGACCGGCACCCTCGACGGGGTTCCCGTCACCGTGACCGCCTCCGGGATGGGGGTTCCGTCGATGTCCATCTACGCCACCGAACTGTTTTCCCGCCACGGGGTGAGGCGCATCTGCCGAGTCGGCACCTGCGGGGCCTTCTCACCCAGGGTGCACGTCCGCGACGTCGTGATCGCCTCCGCCGCGCACACCGACTCCTCGGTGGCCACCGTTGCCGTGCCCGGGGTGACGTTGTCGCTGGCACCTACCTTCGACATGCTCGCCGCCGCCGTGGCGCAGGCGCGACGAGGCAGCGATCGGGCGGTTCACGTCGGTTCCGTTTTCACCAGCGACTACTTCTACCATCCCCGCACCGACATCACCCCGGAGCTGTCCAAGCTGGGCACCCTCGCGGTCGAGATGGAGGCCGCGGGTCTGTACGCGGCGGCCGCCCGCAACAACGCCGAGGCCCTGGCGGTGCTGACCGTCTCAGATCACATCCTCGACCACTCCGCCGACCTCACGGCCACCGAACGCGAAACCATGTTCGAAGACGCCCTCGAGATAGCGGTGGCCGCCCTGCTGGCCCGCGAGTAG